The Streptomyces durmitorensis genome contains the following window.
ACGCCTTCTTCGGGCGTCGGGGAGCGGGTGGAGGGTCAAGAGTGCGTGAAGCCGGGCTGTCGCTTCTCGACGAAGGCGGCCATCCCCTCCTTCTGGTCCGCGGTCGCGAACACGGCGTGGAAAAGGCGGCGTTCGAAGCGGACGCCCTCCGCGAGGGTCGTCTCGAAGGCGCGTGACACCGCCTCCTTCGCCATCATCGCGACGGGCAGGGACATCCCCGCGACGGTCTCGGCGACGGCGAGTGCCTCGCCGACGAGATCACCGGCGGGCACCACCCGGGAGACGAGCCCGGCCCGCTCAGCCTCGTCGGCGTCCATGGTCCTGCCGGTCAGACACATCTCCATGGCCTTGGCCTTCCCCACCGCTCGGGTCAGCCGCTGCGAGCCGCCGATGCCGGGGATGACGCCCAGTTTGATCTCGGGCTGTCCGAACACGGCGGTGTCGGCGGCCAGCAGGATGTCGCACAGCATGGCCAGCTCGCAGCCTCCGCCGAGCGCGTAACCAGAGACGGCCGCGACCGTCGGCGTGCGCAGCGCCCCGAGCCGGTCCCAGGCGGTGAACCAGTCGCTGAGGTACATGTCCATGTAGCTCTGGGGCCGCATCTCCTTGATGTCGGCCCCGGCGGCGAACGCCTTCGGTGATCCGGTGAGGACGATGCAGCCGATGCCCGGGTCCCGGTCCAGGTCAGCCGTCGCGGCGACGATCTCGTTCATCACTTGGAGGTTGAGTGCGTTCAGGGACTTGGGGCGGTCGAGCGTGAGCAGCGCGGTGCGGCCTTTCCGCTCGATGCGGATCGTCTCGTACGACTCCGTGGCCTCAGCCGTCTCCGCGGTCTCCGCGGTCTCCGTGGTCTCCGTGGTCTCCGTGGTCATGCGTCGTCCCCGTCCCCTGCCTTGTGGTGCCTGATGGTGTTGACGATCCCGGAGAAGTCCTGGTCCGCTCCGGCTCCCTGCGCGTAAGTGGCGTACAACTCAGCCGCCTTGAGGCCGAGTTGGGCGTCGATCCCACTGGCTGCAAGGGCGTTGGCCGCCAGGCCGAGGTCCTTGGCCATCAGCGGGGCGGCGAACCCGGGGCGGTAGTCGCGGTTGGCGGGGCTGCCCGGGACGGGGCCCGGCACCGGACAGTTGACGGTCAGGGCCCAGCACTGGCCGGACGCGGTCGACGCCACGTCGAACAGGGCCTGAGGGGAGAGGCCGAGGCTCTCGCCGAGTACGAACGCCTCGCTCACCGCGATCATCGAGACCCCGAGGATCATGTTGTTGCAGATCTTCGCGGCCTGACCCGCGCCGGGCCCGCCGCAGTGCACCGCCTTCCTGCCCATGACCGTCAGGAGCGGCTCGGCCTCGGCGAACTCGGCTTCGCCGC
Protein-coding sequences here:
- a CDS encoding enoyl-CoA hydratase, whose translation is MTTETTETTETAETAETAEATESYETIRIERKGRTALLTLDRPKSLNALNLQVMNEIVAATADLDRDPGIGCIVLTGSPKAFAAGADIKEMRPQSYMDMYLSDWFTAWDRLGALRTPTVAAVSGYALGGGCELAMLCDILLAADTAVFGQPEIKLGVIPGIGGSQRLTRAVGKAKAMEMCLTGRTMDADEAERAGLVSRVVPAGDLVGEALAVAETVAGMSLPVAMMAKEAVSRAFETTLAEGVRFERRLFHAVFATADQKEGMAAFVEKRQPGFTHS
- the mmsB gene encoding 3-hydroxyisobutyrate dehydrogenase encodes the protein MGGPMAANLAGAGHRVLGHDLMPDLLTAAVENGVEAAGSSARAAAAADVVITMLPAGRHVLGLYREEGLLAAARPGTLFIDCSTIDVADARSAHEAAVAAGMRTLDAPVSGGVVGAEAGTLTFMAGGGEAEFAEAEPLLTVMGRKAVHCGGPGAGQAAKICNNMILGVSMIAVSEAFVLGESLGLSPQALFDVASTASGQCWALTVNCPVPGPVPGSPANRDYRPGFAAPLMAKDLGLAANALAASGIDAQLGLKAAELYATYAQGAGADQDFSGIVNTIRHHKAGDGDDA